TTTCTTTACCTACTTTAAGCGCTATATCTAAAAATGCAGTGTTACAAGAATTAGCAAATGCTTGTTCTAGAGTTAAGGTTCCATGTCCCTCCAATTTATTACATTTTAGAACTCTATTATGTACTTCTGAAGATCCGGTACATGTATAAGTGTAATTTTCATCTACTATCCCTTCTTCTAGTGCCGCATATAAAACCACTATCTTAAATACAGAACCAGGTGCATACATATATTTTATAGCTCTATTTTCTAATTCTCCATTACTCATCTTTAAATATTCACTTATAGAATCTCTGTCAAAATTAGGCCTAGATGTCATAGCTAATACTTCTCCACTTTTTACATCAGATATAACTACTGAGCTTGGATTTTGTTCTTTATCGACTAGCTTTTCTAATTTTTTTTGAATATCATAATCTATAGTTAACTTTAAATGTCTATCATCTTTGTTCTTTTCATTTACTTTTACACTACCATCTAGAACTCCAATTTTTTTGTTCTTACCTGCATTACCTGAACTTCCAGCTTTAAATACTTCTACATAGTCTAAATTTTTATCTTTTAATACGTCATCCTTACTTTTTTCAATACCACTTACTCCATTACTATCTTTATCTATGTATCCTATAGTATGAGCTAGTATATCTTCATCTGAATACCTATATGTCTTTTTGTCTATTATTATGTTTTCCTTTTCCAATCTACCTTTTAAGTTATCATTCATTTTGCTTACTTTTAATTCAACTATTGGTGAAACTGGATTTTCTTGTATTTTTTCATATATATGAGAGTTATCAAGTCCTGTAACTTCTTGTATTAATTCCATATATCCATCATCCACATTAATTTTATCTTTTTGAATTATTATTATATCTTCACTTTTAGTATCTGTTATTTTTTTATTGTTTCTATCATATATAGTACCTCTCCCTGAGCTTAAGTTTATGCTCGAGCTACTCTGATCTCTAACACACTTTTTATAAAAGTCAGAATGTGTAATTTGGATGTCTACCAATCTATATATTAAAAATCCATAAATTAATATAAACAATACAAATATAGAATACATTCTGTTTTTACTTGTATATTTTATTGAACTCTTTTTTCTAGACATAAAATCACCCCTTAGTAATTGTAATTCTTGACAATTTCTAAGGGGTTAATACTATTTATTATTAATGTAATTGTGTTTTTATTCTTGCTATCACCATATCTATTGCAACTTCGTTTTGTCCACCTTCTGGTATTATTATATCTGCATATTTTTTATATGGCTCTATAAATTGATCGTGTGCAGGTTTAACAGTTGTTAAGTATTGCTCTATAACAGAATCTACTGTTCTACCTCTCTCTTTTATATCTCTTTGAATTCTTCTTAAAATTCTTAGATCATCTTCTGTATCTACATATATTTTTATATCTAACTTATTTCTTAATTCTTCATCTTCAAGTATCATTATACCTTCAACAATTACTATATCCTTAGCCTCTGTAGTTACAGTATTCTCTAAGTCTCTAGTGTGAAGTTCATAGTCATATATAGGTTTTTCTATACTTTCTCCATTACATAACATATCTAAGTGCTTTATTAATAATTTATTATCAAAAGCTAATGGATGGTCATAGTTAGTCTTTAATCTATCTTCAAATGATAAATGAGCTTGATCTTTGTAGTACGCATCTTGTTCTATTATAGCTATGTTTTCCTCTGGTATACTTTCCTTTATTGATTTGCAAACTGTACTTTTTCCTGATCCTGTCCCACCTGTAATACCTATTATCAGTGTCTTTTTGTCCTTTGTCATCTTTGAATCTCTCCTTAAAAATTTTTTATTTATTCATAATCATCTGGCATAGCTTCGCCTGTGTAGAATCCATGTGTCAATGGTCTATGACTTTTTTCTTTTATTTGCTCTAACCAAATAGGATTGAATTCCCATTCATTAGGGTTTTTATAAAATTCATCTAGAGCTTTTCTATAGACTTTTATAACTGTTTCTAAGTATTCGTCGCTTTGTAATCTTGAATCTATCTTTAAACTAGTCACACCTGCTTTTACAAAGTCAGGTACAAAGTTTAACATACATAGGTCTTTTGAGTTAAATAAGAAAGTTCCTTTTTCATCTTCAAAAACTGGGTAGTATTCCCCTTGTCTTTTTTCTTCTAATAAGTTATACTTATTGTTTCCTTCTTTGTACTCTACATTATCTTTACTTCCTAAGTAGCTACTTAAAAGCCTTCTTCCTGAATAAGATATACATATAGGTCCATGGACAAAAGTTTCTATTTCCATATCTAATGGAGTTTTAGCTCTTATTGTACTTATTTCATCAAAAGATAATTCACTAGTGATAATTATTCTTCTAACTCCTTGATCATACCAAAAGTTAGCTGAATTAAAATTAGTTACGTTTGCTTGCTGTCCCATGTGAATTTTAACATTAGGTATAGTATTTTTAGCTATCGTTAAAACCCCAGGATCTGTTACTATTATTCCATCTATGTTTAACTTTTCAAGTTCTACTAAGTAATCCTTTAAACTTTCGAAGTCCTCATTGTGTGGCATAACATTAACAGCTACATAAACTTTTTTATTGTTGTGATGGGCAAATTCAACGCCTTGCTGTAATTCTTCTCTTGAGAAGTTTTTAGCTATAGCATCAATTCCAAATGAATCTCCACCTATATAAACAGCGTCTGCACCACTTTCAAACGCTAATTTCAAGCTATTTAAATCTTTAGCTGATGATAAAAGCTCAACTTTATGCATTAAAATCACCTCTTACTTTCTTTTTATAGCTAAGTGTGACTCCATCTCCAATAGGGATTATAGATGTATCTAAGTAATCACAATTGCATATATAATCTAGATAACTTCTCATTCTCTTAACTATAGTCTTTTTTCTTCTGATTACATAACTGTCATGAGCTACCATTCCTTTGTACAGAATATTATCAGATATTAAAAGTCCATCTACTTTTAATTTATCTATTATCATATCATAAAATAACTTATATTGTCCTTTAGCTGCATCTAGGAAAATCATGTCAAATTCACCTTCAACTTGTTTTAAAAGTTCTTCTGCATCTCCTTCTAATATAGTTATATTATTTTCTAATCCAGCTTTTTTGATATTTTCTTTTGCCTTTTCGATCATTTTTTCATTTCTCTCAACAGTTATTATTTCTACATCTTTATCTAAAACTGTTGCAAATAGTATAGATGAGTATCCTATTGCACAACCAACTTCTAAAATTCTCTTTGGTCTTTGAACTTTTAATAATACTTTTAAAAAATCTGAAACTTCTTTATGAACTATTGGAACATTATGCTCTTTAGCATACTCTTCCAATTCTTTTAGTAACCCTTCTTTATCCCTTAAAGTATTTCTTATATAATCTTCAACTAAATCATCAACTATATTACTCATATCTTCAACTCCTTGAGTTGCCCTAAAAAAAGACAAAGTTACGCCTTAAAACTTATATTAAGCTTTGCGATAATCCTTTGCCTTTTTGGACAAATATTTTATTTATTTTTCTGTTTTATCTTCTTTAACTTTATCTCTTTCTTGCTTGTAACTTTCTACGTGTTTTAAGTGCTCTTTATATGTTTTACTGTAATTATTTTTTCCTCCTACAGTTGCTACAAAATATAAATAATCCGTATTAGATGGATATAGTGCAGCTTCTATCGATTTAACTCCGGGACTACATATAGGAGTAGGTGGTAATCCTTTGTTTAAATAAGAATTATAAGGAGAATCGACTTTTAAATCCTTATACATTACTCTTTCTTTTCTTTTATCAAACGCATATTGTAGCGTAGCATCTGACTGAAGAGGCATTCCTATTTTTAACCTATTATAAAAAACACTAGCAATCATAGGTCTATCTTCATCTACAACAGCTTCCTTTTCTATTATAGAAGCTAAGTTTATAACTTGTTGAAGCGTTAATCCCATTTCCTTTTGCTTTTCTTTAAATTTATCATTATAAACTTGTTCAAATCTCTTTAACATTTCAGATAAAACTTCTTTTTCTGTACTTTCTTTATCAAAGTAATAAGTATCAGGATATAAAAATCCTTCTAAGTTCTTTATATCAGATTCTTTCAAAAATGCAAAATCAGTGTAGAATTCTTTAGGATTATTGATTAATTGCTCATATTTTTCAGCACTTCCTAATTTTTTATCTGTTAAAGATTTTATTACTTCCTTATAAGTTAATCCTTCCGGTATAGTTACCTTTGTTCCATCGTTATGAACTTTTCCATCAGTAAGTATACTTAAAATTTTAGAGTTTGAATAACTTTGACGTAATAAATACGTCCCCGCTTTGACTCCATGTTTATTAGGTTTTACCTTTTCTACAGCTTTAAATAAAACTTTATTTTTAATTAATTTATTTTCTTGTAAAATATCTGCTACATCAGTTAATGTTGCTCCATTAGGTATTTCAACTATTATTTCTTTTTTGCTGCTTTTATTGTATGGTCCTATTTGACTATATATATATCCAGCAAGTAAAGCCAATATAATTACTATTATAATAGCTACTATTTTCAAGTTTACCTTTCTAAAATTCATAGGGTTATCTACTCCTTATGTATATTTATATCCTTTATATTATAAATCTAAGAATAAAAATTTTCAATAAAATTGTCGAAACTAAATAAAAAGCCTAACGTTATTTTTTACACGTTAGGCTTTTTTTAATCATATCTATTAGAATTTTAAAGTTTTATCTTTAGTTACAACCCCATAAACTAGTTTTCCTGCTTCCACTTTTTCATCAGATATTGTATAAGCTTTTAAGAATCTATCTTTTGCTCCTTCAATTTTATCTAATTTATTGTAATGCATATATGCTATTGTTTCGCCTTCATTTACAAAGTCTGAAACTTTTTTAGTTAAAACTATACCTGCTGATAAATCTAATTCATCTTCTTTAGTTTCTCTTCCTGCCCCTAGCATCATAGCAGAAACTCCAACTTCTTCAGCTTCTATTTTTGCTATATAACCAGTTTTCGGAGCTTTTATTTCCATTATTTCTTTTGCTTGAGGTAAAAGAGAATAATCATCAACTATATTACTATTTCCACCTTGATTTTCTATAAATTCTTTTAATTTATCAAGTGCACTTCCTGTAGTTATAGCTTCTTGAATCTTCGCTTTACCATCTTCAAAGTTATCAACTACTTTTGCTAATAGTAACATATATGCACCTAATGTTTCGCATAACATTACGAAATCTTTAGGTCCTCTTCCTTTTAAAGTTTCTATAGCTTCTATAACTTCTAATGAGTTCCCTACTGCAAATCCTAGCGGTTCATCCATATCAGTTATAAGTGCTATAGTTTCTCTATTCATATTATCTCCGATATCAACCATTTCTTTTGCCAGTGCAAATGAATCGTCTATAGTTTTCATAAATGCACCGTCTCCAGTTTTGACATCTAACACTATAGCATCAGCTCCAGATGCTAATTTTTTACACATTATACTACTTGCAATTAATGATATATTATCAACTGTTGCTGTTACATCTCTAAGTGCATACATCTTTTTATCTGCCACAGCTATAGATGCAGTTTGTCCACATACAGCTATATTATGCTTATTAACTGATTGTATAAATTTTTCTGGTTCCATTTCTATAGAAAATCCAGGAATAGCTTCTAGTTTATCTAATGTTCCTCCAGTATGCCCTAGACCTCTTCCTGACATCTTAGCAACTGGTGCTTTACATGCAGCAACTAACGGTGCTAATGCTATTGTAGTTTTATCTCCTACCCCACCTGTACTATGCTTGTCCACTTTAATTCCATTTATAGCTGATAGGTCTATAACTTCACCTGAGTTCATCATAGCCTCTGTTAGAAACGCAGTTTCTTCTTTAGACATTTTATTTATATATATAGCCATTAAAAGAGCAGATGCCTGATAATCAGGAATCTCTTCTTTAGAGTACTTCTCTACGAAAAAGTTTATTTCTTCTTTAGTTAATACTTCTCCATCTCTTTTCTTTTTTATAATGTCATAAATTCTCATAACGAGTCTCCTTTGTATCATTATTTTATAGTTTTGTAGTACGTTAAATTCTTATAATTTGTTAACTATTGATTTAACTAAGTTTAAAAATTCTGATTTAACTTTTTGTGTTGTCTCTATAACTTCTTCATGATTTAAAGGTTGATTTAATATTCCTGCTGCCATATTTGTTATACAAGATATTCCTATAACATCTAAGTTTGAATGTCTAGCTACTATAACTTCTGGAACAGTTGACATTCCAACTGCATCTGATCCTAAAATTTGAGCTAATTTAACTTCTGCAGGTGTTTCATAAGTTGGGCCACTAAAGAAAGTGTATACGCCTTCTCTTACTTGTATTCCTAAATCTTTAGCACATTCCTTTGCTAATTCTACATACTTTGGAGTATATGCTGTTGACATATCTGGGAATCTTACTCCTAATCTATTATCATTAGATCCTATTAGCGGATGATGACCACTAAAGTTTATATGATCTCTTATTATCATTAAATCTCCTGGTTTGAAATCTTTATTTGCTCCACCAGCTGCATTAGTAACTATTACAGTTTTAACGCCTAAAGCTTTCATAACTCTTACCGGGAATGTTACGCTCTCCATTGAGTATCCTTCGTAAAAATGGAATCTTCCTTGCATAGCTATAACAGTTTTTCCTTGTAAAGTTCCTATTACTAATTGTCCATTATGTCCTTCTACTGTAGAAACTGGGAAATTTGGTATTTCATCATATTTTATTTTTACAGGATTTTCTATCTCATCACCTAAAACACCTAACCCCGAACCTAATATAAGTCCTACTTCTGGAGCTTGTTCTATTTTAGATTTTATATAATCTGTACTCTCTTGAATTTTATCATATAAATTTTTCATATTTTCCTCCAACTAGCTAATTATTTTATAATGTCATTTTTAAAACTTTTACCATGTTTAGGCATTTTTACATTTAATAGATCAGCAACTGTAGCTCCTATATCTGCAAAACTGCTTCTAGTTCCTAAATTTAATCCACTCTTAACATTTATACCGCAAATTAACATAGGTATATATTCTCTTGTATGATCAGTTCCTTTGTATGTAGGATCATTACCATGGTCTGAGTTTATAATTAATATATCATCATCTTCCATGTTTTCTAATATTTCAGGTATTCTAGCATCAAATTCTTCTAATGCTTCTTTATATCCTTTAACATCTCTTCTATGACCATATTTAGAGTCAAAATCAACTAAATTTGTGAATATAAGACCATTATTTTCTTTCTTCATGTAATTTATAGTTTGGTCTACTCCATCCATATTATCTTTAGTATGTATAGCCTCTGTTATACCTTGTTTATTAAATATATCTTCTATTTTTCCAACTCCTATAACATCTAGGTTTGAATTTTTTATATTATCTAAAACTGTATCTTCAAATGGACTTAAAGAGTAATCTCTTCTGTTAGAAGTTCTTTCAAATGCTCCTGGTTGTCCAACAAATGGTCTTGCTATTATTCTTGCAACTGCATTATCGCCCATCATTATTTCTCTTGCGATTTCACACATTTTATATAATTCATCTAAAGGAATTATTTCTTCATGTGCTGCAATTTGGAATACACTATCTGCAGAAGTATATACTATAACTTCTCCAGTTTTCATTTGTTGCTCTCCTAGTTCATCTAGTATAGCTGTTCCAGATGCAGGCTTATTACCTATAACTTTTCTATTTGTCTTTCTTTCAAATTCATCTATTATTTCTTTTGGGAATCCATTTTCATATGTTTTAAAAGGTGTTTCAACTAAAACTCCTGTCATCTCCCAGTGTCCAGTTGTTGTATCTTTACCCTTAGATACTTCACTAGCTCTACCAAATGCTCCTATAGGGCTTTTAACGCCTTCTAAGCTATCAATACCATCTATATTACCTAACCCTAATTTCAGCATATTAGGTAACTTTATATCTTTATAGTTTTTAACTATGTTACCCAAAGTGTTTACATTTACATCTCCAAATTTTTCTGAATCAGGAAGTGCGCCTATCCCAACACTATCAATTATCATCCATATAACTCTGCTCATAAAATTTTTCCTCCTAAATGTTAGTTTATTTTCTAGGATGTTTTTCCTTTAGTTCTTGTCTTATATTCTTATCTATACAATTTAAATAATATTGTAAACTTGATAAATTAGAATTTCCTAAAATTTTGCTGACTACAGCTATGTTTGCACCTTGATTTAATAAGTGTATAGCAAATGAATTTCTAAGAATAGTTGGATTTATACTTTTATTTATATTTGCTCTTTTTGCATGTTTTTTTATTAATTTCCAAAGACCTTGCCTTGTAAATCTAGTTCCATTAGAGTTTGTGAATAAAGCCTTTTCCTGAAAGTTAGTTTTTAAAATCTCACTTCTTGACTTAGTTAAATAGTTGTCTAAATATTTTTTTGTAGTTTTAGACATAGGTATTACTCTAGGATTTTTTCCTGATTCACAACAAATATAATCATATTCTAAATTAACATCATCTAAATCTAAATCTATTAACTCTGTTACTTTCATACCTGTCCCATATAAAATCTCAAATATAGCTTTGTCTCTTATATCTTTTGCATTTTTAGGTTCAGGAAAATCTAGTAAAGCCTCTATTTCTTTTAAACTTAAAATATCTATTTCTTTTTTTTCTATCTTAGGTTTTTTTATATTTTTAGATATATTACTTTCTATGTATCTATTTAAAAATAAATATTCATAAAAAGACTTTATAGATGATATACTCCTAGAAATCGTAGCTGTAGATACATTATTTTTTTCTAATTCTATTATATAACTTATTATATCATTTTCTGTTGATTCAAATAAGTTAATACTTTTATTTTCTATATATGTTAAATACTTTTTTATATCTATAAAGTAAGAGCTAACTGTATTTTCTGTCAACTTTCTTATAGATTTTATATATTCTATATATTCATTTAGTAGTTGCATATTGTAGTCCCTTTAAAATATTTTTAGTGTTATTGTAGATATAGCATTTAAAATAGTTTGTGCAGACACACTAATCATTATTATAAGAAATGAGTTTATTATATACCTTTTCATTAAATATGTACAGTTTGTTTTATTTTGTTTTCTTACATTTTTTATAAATTCTTCAAAGTACTTAAGTGATATTAATGCTAGTATTATCATACCTGGAAGTACTATCGAAAATTTAATAAGTGTCACACATAACATTTTAAATGAACTAGCCTTCATAGCTATTATGAAAGTATTTATAGTATACCCTATCGATAAGCCTTTTACCGCAAAAATAATTAAAGCTATAGGTGCTAAAATTATGCTTAATGTACATATCGACATACCTGCTAATAAACTTAAGTCCATTTTAAAATTTGACATTAAAACTTCTTTTATTTTCATTCCTGAATCATAGTAGCTATTTGTATAAGTTATGTTATTACTTATTACCTCTGTATATTGAGGAAACATTTTATTTAACAATGATCCTAAAATAACAAATAATATAAACAAACTAGATATAATTATCATATCCTTACTTATTTTATCCAATGTGGTTCTTCTATTTATTCTTCTCAAAAACTACAACCCCCTCTTTTGTTCTTACATAATTTTTATGCAAGAGAAGAGGAGGTTATTCCTAATTATAAAAGTTCTTTCGCAAGCAAAAGACCTATAGATGTTTTAGCATCTTCTATATCATTTTTATTAATCATTTCATATGCATCATTTAAATTAACTTCATGTAATTCTAAAAATTCATCTTCATCTAGACAACACTCACCCTTTTCTAGGTCTGTAGCTAGATAAACATATATTTTTTGATTAGAAAATCCTGATGATGTATAAAATTTATGTATTAATTTCATATTATTTGCACTATATCCAGTTTCTTCTTTTAGTTCTCTAATAGCACAGTCTTTTGGACTTTCTCCCTGTTCTAATTTTCCAGCAGGAATTTCCCATAAAACTTTTTCTATTGCTTTTCTAAACTGTCTAACTAATAAAACCTTATTATCATCAGTTATAGCTACTATTCCGACTGCCCCAGGATGTTCTATTATTTCTCTTTTTTGATAGCCTTTTTTAGGAACTTCGACAGTATCTACTTTCAGGCTTATAACCTTTCCAGTATATATCCTGTCACTACTTACTGTTTGCTCTTCTATTATCATAACAAACCTCCATTAAGTAATATGCTGCACTACTTGCAGCATCAAAGAATTCACTATCTTGTTCATAATTTCTACCCATACTCTTAACTTTCAATTCAAAATAGTTTAAATCGTCTAAAGTACTGCCTGGATTTACATATGCTATATTGTGCTTTTCAGCTAATTTATTTTCTTTTATTTGGTTATTTACATAATCTAGTTTTTCTTTATCTTTAAGCCCTATAGGTATATTAACTTCTACATTTACTATCTCGCTTAATACAGTTATACTATGATGACTTATACCTACATGTCTATCTCTTTTGTCTGCAAAACTCATTCTTGGAATTGCAATAGGAGTTCCTCCTAGCTTTTTAACAGCATCTAGTATTGGCCCTTGTTCTATACCTGTGAAACCATATTTAGTTCCTGTACCTGCTATTCCAGGCCCCATACTTACAAATACTGCATCAGCATTTAAAACTTCTTTTGCAGTTATTAATGCTGAATAAATGTTTATACATTCATAATCTCCGCCAAATGCATTACCTATTGTTATAGTATCATCTATCAATTTTTTATTTTTTAGATTTTCTACATTCTTACTTAAGTATATAGGTAGAGATGCTCCATCTGTCATTATATATACTAATTTTTTATCCGGATTATGTCTTTTGTATGATGCAACAAATGGAGTAAGCATACTATGTAATGTACCAACAACAACAGGTAGGTTGTCTAGGCTTTTAAACTCATTTATTTTATCATGTAGTTTACTATCTTGTTCCTCTACAGAATCTACTTTAACCTGTAACGGTGTATATCTCAATTTCATAATATGACCACCCGGAGTCATATCAGATTCTATTTTATTTAAATTAGTTATTACAAAATGATAACCACCTGTACCAAGACTTAATTCAACTGCAGTTGTATTTAATACAACTTCATCACCTATATCTACACTTCCCGTCATCTTAGGATAATTATAAGCTTTTTCTATATTACCATTAATATTTACAGTTATTTCTTCTAAGTTTTGTGACTTACTTTTTATAGATTCAACTACTCCAATTCTTTTACTTATCATAAGATTACCTTCCTAGTTTATCAATAAAATTTAAAACCTTATTATTTTCTATTATTTTTGTTAAAGAGTATTTTTCAGTAAGTGCATGTATAAATACTAAAAATACTAACCATCCAATTCTTATAGGTCTAGCGTATCCTATAGCAATTAAGATTCCTATAGATATACCTAATACATTAGATCCTGTATCTCCCATCATAGCTTTAGCTTTTAAATCATCAAAGAAGTATACGATTACACTCGGTAATAATATAAGAACTAAACCTTTAGGATAACCTACTAAAGTTAATAATAGCGTTATAATTATAACTATATATACTTTTATTGCTCTTCCTGGTCTTAAATCTAGTAAATTCATTAAATTAGTAGATAAAGCTATTATTAAAGTATTTATACATATATCAGCTATATTTTTAGATATTGCAACTGATATAGCAAGGCCTACAAATCCTCCAAATAATGCTTTAAATCCACCCGTTGTAAGATGTCCTTTTAATAAACTTTTAAAATGCCCCTTTAATCCACTTACATCTCTGTTGCCTACAATATCGTCTAAAATACCTACTAAGCACATAGATAATAGCCCAAATATATACATAAATGTATATACTAAGTCGCTATGGTTAGTTGTAAAGTATATTAAAATAATACTATTTATAACTATCGTAGGTAGAAAAACTAATCCCATACTTACAGGTATCATATCTTTTTTATAATTTGGTCTTATTACATTACTGGACACCAACATATTTCTAAAAAATGGCATAACAACATAAGTTGTTGCTACACCAACTAGTAGCATTATTATATACAGTATCATATTATTCAATAACACTACCTCCATTCTTTTCTCTTCTTATTAGCAATTTTCTTTATATGGTAGTATTGTTTTCCTCTGTGTATAAACCCTTTTAAATCTCTTCCTGTTTCATTATGTGTCATATTGACTAAAATTTCTTTTATAGAATAACCATACTTTAATATATCTATTGTCATTCCAACTTCAACTCCATAACCAAAAGGTATTTCATCAAATTTTTCTAAAACTTCTTTTTTGAATATTCTTTGCCCAGATATAGTAGCATCTAACT
The nucleotide sequence above comes from Paraclostridium bifermentans. Encoded proteins:
- the udk gene encoding uridine kinase — translated: MTKDKKTLIIGITGGTGSGKSTVCKSIKESIPEENIAIIEQDAYYKDQAHLSFEDRLKTNYDHPLAFDNKLLIKHLDMLCNGESIEKPIYDYELHTRDLENTVTTEAKDIVIVEGIMILEDEELRNKLDIKIYVDTEDDLRILRRIQRDIKERGRTVDSVIEQYLTTVKPAHDQFIEPYKKYADIIIPEGGQNEVAIDMVIARIKTQLH
- a CDS encoding purine-nucleoside phosphorylase, which translates into the protein MKNLYDKIQESTDYIKSKIEQAPEVGLILGSGLGVLGDEIENPVKIKYDEIPNFPVSTVEGHNGQLVIGTLQGKTVIAMQGRFHFYEGYSMESVTFPVRVMKALGVKTVIVTNAAGGANKDFKPGDLMIIRDHINFSGHHPLIGSNDNRLGVRFPDMSTAYTPKYVELAKECAKDLGIQVREGVYTFFSGPTYETPAEVKLAQILGSDAVGMSTVPEVIVARHSNLDVIGISCITNMAAGILNQPLNHEEVIETTQKVKSEFLNLVKSIVNKL
- a CDS encoding O-methyltransferase yields the protein MSNIVDDLVEDYIRNTLRDKEGLLKELEEYAKEHNVPIVHKEVSDFLKVLLKVQRPKRILEVGCAIGYSSILFATVLDKDVEIITVERNEKMIEKAKENIKKAGLENNITILEGDAEELLKQVEGEFDMIFLDAAKGQYKLFYDMIIDKLKVDGLLISDNILYKGMVAHDSYVIRRKKTIVKRMRSYLDYICNCDYLDTSIIPIGDGVTLSYKKKVRGDFNA
- the mltG gene encoding endolytic transglycosylase MltG, which encodes MNFRKVNLKIVAIIIVIILALLAGYIYSQIGPYNKSSKKEIIVEIPNGATLTDVADILQENKLIKNKVLFKAVEKVKPNKHGVKAGTYLLRQSYSNSKILSILTDGKVHNDGTKVTIPEGLTYKEVIKSLTDKKLGSAEKYEQLINNPKEFYTDFAFLKESDIKNLEGFLYPDTYYFDKESTEKEVLSEMLKRFEQVYNDKFKEKQKEMGLTLQQVINLASIIEKEAVVDEDRPMIASVFYNRLKIGMPLQSDATLQYAFDKRKERVMYKDLKVDSPYNSYLNKGLPPTPICSPGVKSIEAALYPSNTDYLYFVATVGGKNNYSKTYKEHLKHVESYKQERDKVKEDKTEK
- a CDS encoding peptidoglycan D,D-transpeptidase FtsI family protein; translation: MSRKKSSIKYTSKNRMYSIFVLFILIYGFLIYRLVDIQITHSDFYKKCVRDQSSSSINLSSGRGTIYDRNNKKITDTKSEDIIIIQKDKINVDDGYMELIQEVTGLDNSHIYEKIQENPVSPIVELKVSKMNDNLKGRLEKENIIIDKKTYRYSDEDILAHTIGYIDKDSNGVSGIEKSKDDVLKDKNLDYVEVFKAGSSGNAGKNKKIGVLDGSVKVNEKNKDDRHLKLTIDYDIQKKLEKLVDKEQNPSSVVISDVKSGEVLAMTSRPNFDRDSISEYLKMSNGELENRAIKYMYAPGSVFKIVVLYAALEEGIVDENYTYTCTGSSEVHNRVLKCNKLEGHGTLTLEQAFANSCNTAFLDIALKVGKEKIMDTAKKLHLDQEVGIDIYGEKSGTIKDEIDIVNLCIGQGQMMFTPLQVNQMTQVIANNGTYKPLQIYDSIINNKKEIVKAFRSTKEDKGDISPYIVSKIKNMMKSVASEGTAKELATLEKGSGVKTGTTQATINVENADKTMGKKIITHGWVTGFYPKENPKYAITVIIEGTKDSSKPATPLFKEICETILK
- a CDS encoding phosphopentomutase, whose product is MSRVIWMIIDSVGIGALPDSEKFGDVNVNTLGNIVKNYKDIKLPNMLKLGLGNIDGIDSLEGVKSPIGAFGRASEVSKGKDTTTGHWEMTGVLVETPFKTYENGFPKEIIDEFERKTNRKVIGNKPASGTAILDELGEQQMKTGEVIVYTSADSVFQIAAHEEIIPLDELYKMCEIAREIMMGDNAVARIIARPFVGQPGAFERTSNRRDYSLSPFEDTVLDNIKNSNLDVIGVGKIEDIFNKQGITEAIHTKDNMDGVDQTINYMKKENNGLIFTNLVDFDSKYGHRRDVKGYKEALEEFDARIPEILENMEDDDILIINSDHGNDPTYKGTDHTREYIPMLICGINVKSGLNLGTRSSFADIGATVADLLNVKMPKHGKSFKNDIIK
- a CDS encoding tyrosine-type recombinase/integrase, coding for MQLLNEYIEYIKSIRKLTENTVSSYFIDIKKYLTYIENKSINLFESTENDIISYIIELEKNNVSTATISRSISSIKSFYEYLFLNRYIESNISKNIKKPKIEKKEIDILSLKEIEALLDFPEPKNAKDIRDKAIFEILYGTGMKVTELIDLDLDDVNLEYDYICCESGKNPRVIPMSKTTKKYLDNYLTKSRSEILKTNFQEKALFTNSNGTRFTRQGLWKLIKKHAKRANINKSINPTILRNSFAIHLLNQGANIAVVSKILGNSNLSSLQYYLNCIDKNIRQELKEKHPRK
- a CDS encoding pyrimidine-nucleoside phosphorylase, which gives rise to MRIYDIIKKKRDGEVLTKEEINFFVEKYSKEEIPDYQASALLMAIYINKMSKEETAFLTEAMMNSGEVIDLSAINGIKVDKHSTGGVGDKTTIALAPLVAACKAPVAKMSGRGLGHTGGTLDKLEAIPGFSIEMEPEKFIQSVNKHNIAVCGQTASIAVADKKMYALRDVTATVDNISLIASSIMCKKLASGADAIVLDVKTGDGAFMKTIDDSFALAKEMVDIGDNMNRETIALITDMDEPLGFAVGNSLEVIEAIETLKGRGPKDFVMLCETLGAYMLLLAKVVDNFEDGKAKIQEAITTGSALDKLKEFIENQGGNSNIVDDYSLLPQAKEIMEIKAPKTGYIAKIEAEEVGVSAMMLGAGRETKEDELDLSAGIVLTKKVSDFVNEGETIAYMHYNKLDKIEGAKDRFLKAYTISDEKVEAGKLVYGVVTKDKTLKF
- a CDS encoding peptidase U32 family protein, giving the protein MHKVELLSSAKDLNSLKLAFESGADAVYIGGDSFGIDAIAKNFSREELQQGVEFAHHNNKKVYVAVNVMPHNEDFESLKDYLVELEKLNIDGIIVTDPGVLTIAKNTIPNVKIHMGQQANVTNFNSANFWYDQGVRRIIITSELSFDEISTIRAKTPLDMEIETFVHGPICISYSGRRLLSSYLGSKDNVEYKEGNNKYNLLEEKRQGEYYPVFEDEKGTFLFNSKDLCMLNFVPDFVKAGVTSLKIDSRLQSDEYLETVIKVYRKALDEFYKNPNEWEFNPIWLEQIKEKSHRPLTHGFYTGEAMPDDYE